A genomic window from Planococcus rifietoensis includes:
- a CDS encoding TetR/AcrR family transcriptional regulator — MQQSIALFVDKGYSATSIQDIVDALGVTKGSFYYHYKSKDALLMDIHQQYIDELLTRQESILQEAAPAKDKLAAIVRLLIGDMEKQGPIANIYFRELRHLKEENAKTIRAKRAEFREQIESVLLAGIESGEFRKELNPKMIAFAVLGVTNWSYQWFQPGGELATGELAELYTDFILHGVTPVHPRKP, encoded by the coding sequence ATGCAACAGAGCATTGCGTTGTTTGTCGACAAAGGCTATAGCGCCACTTCGATACAGGATATTGTAGATGCGCTCGGCGTGACAAAAGGCTCTTTCTACTATCATTACAAAAGCAAAGACGCATTGTTGATGGACATCCATCAGCAATATATCGATGAATTGCTCACCAGGCAGGAATCGATCCTGCAGGAGGCGGCGCCGGCAAAGGATAAACTGGCAGCGATTGTCCGCTTATTGATCGGCGACATGGAAAAGCAAGGACCGATCGCCAATATCTATTTCCGCGAACTGCGTCATTTAAAAGAAGAAAATGCTAAAACGATCCGTGCAAAACGGGCAGAATTCCGCGAACAGATCGAATCGGTCCTGTTGGCAGGGATTGAAAGCGGCGAGTTCCGCAAAGAGTTGAACCCGAAGATGATCGCTTTCGCCGTACTCGGCGTGACCAACTGGAGCTATCAATGGTTTCAGCCAGGGGGTGAACTGGCGACTGGTGAACTGGCCGAGCTGTATACCGATTTCATCCTCCATGGCGTTACGCCAGTGCATCCTCGAAAGCCGTGA
- a CDS encoding ABC transporter permease, producing the protein MSYWALSLTLIFVLIPLVLSKTLNLGLGRDMTVATIRSIIQLLAVGYVLKFVFDSESLLYIFLMVALMIVAATHNAQKKGAAIQGITWKIAVTLIFVEVLTQGILIGFNITPATAQYIIPISGMVVGNSMVLSILFLNRFTAEVEDHQDQTELILSLGGTPKQAIHRQLINSIKASMIPTIESQKTVGLVQLPGMMSGQIIAGADPIQAVQFQLLIMFLLLTTAAVTSVFLGYLSYPTLFNKRMQLLKG; encoded by the coding sequence ATGAGTTACTGGGCTTTATCGCTGACGCTCATTTTTGTCCTCATCCCGCTAGTATTGTCGAAAACATTGAATTTAGGGCTGGGCCGCGATATGACGGTCGCAACAATTCGCTCAATCATCCAGCTGCTGGCTGTCGGATATGTCTTGAAATTCGTCTTCGACTCCGAAAGCTTGCTCTACATCTTCTTGATGGTCGCGCTGATGATCGTGGCGGCAACCCATAACGCGCAGAAAAAAGGCGCAGCTATCCAAGGGATTACGTGGAAGATTGCCGTGACCTTAATCTTTGTGGAAGTATTGACGCAAGGGATTCTCATCGGCTTCAACATCACACCGGCAACAGCACAATACATCATTCCCATCAGCGGCATGGTAGTCGGCAACTCGATGGTGCTGTCGATTCTGTTCTTGAACCGTTTCACGGCGGAAGTCGAAGACCATCAGGACCAGACGGAATTGATCCTGTCGCTTGGCGGAACACCGAAACAAGCCATTCACCGCCAATTGATCAACTCGATCAAGGCGAGCATGATCCCGACAATCGAGAGCCAGAAAACGGTTGGCCTCGTCCAATTGCCGGGTATGATGAGCGGGCAGATCATCGCGGGCGCAGACCCGATACAGGCGGTGCAATTCCAGCTGCTCATTATGTTCCTGCTATTGACGACCGCTGCAGTAACGAGCGTGTTCCTCGGCTACTTGTCCTATCCAACCTTGTTCAATAAACGCATGCAATTATTAAAAGGCTGA
- the coaW gene encoding type II pantothenate kinase: MKVGIDAGGTLIKVAYTDGGPIHFAKHPIAEIGLVAEWINGLSASEVCVTGGKSGVLASLLEKSVQEMVEFEATHLGVQVLLERMGLHEEAYLVTNVGTGTSIHCVQDNTQERLGGTGIGGGTLIGLSHLLTGITSFDEIVEHAKRGSRERIDLKVKHIYEGKEPPISGELTASNFGQDLFSISHELSKEELLATVIGLVGETVSTVSVHAARQCRSSTIVYIGSSFSDNPLLKEVVTSYTILRGSTPLFPDNGEYSGAVGALSVLE; this comes from the coding sequence ATGAAAGTCGGAATAGATGCGGGCGGGACACTGATCAAGGTGGCCTATACCGATGGGGGGCCGATTCATTTTGCGAAACATCCGATTGCTGAAATCGGTTTGGTAGCGGAGTGGATCAACGGGCTTTCGGCTAGTGAAGTATGTGTGACCGGCGGTAAATCAGGTGTGCTTGCATCTTTACTGGAAAAGTCCGTCCAAGAAATGGTGGAATTTGAAGCGACTCATTTGGGCGTCCAAGTGCTGCTTGAACGCATGGGGCTTCACGAGGAAGCTTATTTGGTCACCAATGTCGGAACCGGCACATCGATCCATTGCGTGCAGGATAATACGCAGGAGCGTCTCGGCGGTACCGGAATCGGGGGCGGCACGCTGATCGGCCTTAGCCATTTATTGACGGGGATCACCAGCTTCGATGAAATCGTTGAACACGCCAAGCGCGGCTCGCGTGAACGCATCGATTTGAAAGTGAAACATATCTATGAGGGCAAAGAGCCGCCGATTTCGGGTGAGTTGACTGCCAGTAATTTTGGGCAAGACCTCTTTTCCATTTCACATGAGTTGTCGAAAGAAGAATTGCTTGCGACGGTCATCGGCTTGGTCGGTGAAACAGTCAGCACGGTCAGTGTTCATGCAGCGCGCCAATGCCGCAGCTCGACGATTGTCTATATCGGATCTTCATTCAGCGACAACCCCCTGTTGAAAGAAGTTGTCACAAGCTACACCATTCTGCGCGGCTCGACGCCACTGTTCCCGGATAACGGTGAATATTCCGGTGCAGTCGGGGCGTTATCTGTTTTGGAATAG
- a CDS encoding S8 family peptidase, whose protein sequence is MKNIHLIPYRVEQVTAAPPHIPEGVRMIQAPEVWESAEHGKGNVVAVLDTGCQTDHPDLEARIVGGRNFTHDDGGDPERFEDYNGHGTHVAGTIAASLRDEEGVVGVAPLADLLVVKVLDKEGSGSYEGIIGGIHYAIDWRGPEGQKTTVISMSLGGPEDHPELYEAVKRAVDTGIPVICAAGNEGDDAHDTDEFAYPGAYGEVIQVGAVDFDRRIAPFSNTNNEIDLVAPGINIYSTYLEGKYASLSGTSMATPHVSGALALIRNISERDFDRELTEAELYAQLVRRTIPLGYPKTAEGNGLLALDILNKFEQLFKILSNSYANGLDR, encoded by the coding sequence ATGAAAAATATTCATTTGATTCCATATCGCGTCGAACAAGTGACGGCCGCACCGCCGCACATACCGGAAGGCGTACGGATGATCCAGGCTCCTGAAGTGTGGGAAAGCGCCGAACATGGCAAAGGCAACGTGGTGGCCGTACTGGATACAGGCTGCCAGACCGATCACCCCGATCTGGAGGCGCGGATTGTGGGCGGCCGCAACTTTACGCATGATGACGGAGGGGACCCAGAACGATTCGAGGATTATAACGGGCACGGTACCCATGTCGCCGGGACGATCGCGGCTTCCTTAAGAGATGAGGAAGGGGTAGTGGGCGTAGCGCCGCTTGCTGATCTGCTCGTTGTCAAAGTGCTTGATAAAGAAGGCAGCGGCAGCTATGAAGGCATCATTGGAGGCATCCATTATGCTATTGATTGGCGCGGTCCCGAAGGGCAAAAGACCACGGTCATTTCAATGTCGCTCGGCGGCCCTGAAGACCATCCTGAATTGTACGAAGCCGTGAAACGTGCAGTCGATACCGGGATCCCGGTCATCTGTGCAGCGGGCAATGAAGGAGACGATGCGCACGATACCGATGAATTCGCCTATCCTGGCGCGTACGGCGAAGTCATTCAAGTCGGCGCTGTCGATTTCGACCGGCGCATCGCCCCGTTCAGCAATACCAATAACGAGATCGATTTGGTAGCGCCGGGCATCAATATCTATTCGACCTACTTGGAAGGGAAATATGCGAGTCTTTCCGGCACTTCGATGGCGACCCCGCATGTGTCGGGAGCCTTGGCGTTGATCCGCAATATTTCCGAGCGTGACTTTGACCGTGAGCTGACAGAGGCGGAATTGTATGCGCAGCTTGTCCGGCGCACGATTCCACTTGGTTATCCGAAAACTGCGGAAGGCAATGGTTTATTGGCGCTCGATATCCTCAATAAATTTGAACAATTGTTCAAGATTCTCAGCAATTCCTATGCTAATGGATTGGACCGCTAA
- a CDS encoding methylated-DNA--[protein]-cysteine S-methyltransferase: MAQTIRWAYAEQHGFRLLLAKSGKGLCYVGSPGEGLVEMQQHCAKRFPSADFVQDPQALTEYQYTIEAWLAGSRETYSLPLDVAGTEFQRSIWQALQEIPYGQTVSYSELAERIGKPQAIRAAGSAVGANPLLLFIPCHRVIRKNGDATGFRGGMELKHHLLKTEQN; encoded by the coding sequence ATGGCACAGACCATCCGCTGGGCATACGCTGAGCAACATGGATTCCGCCTGCTTCTCGCCAAAAGTGGCAAGGGTCTTTGTTATGTCGGTTCGCCGGGCGAAGGCCTTGTTGAAATGCAGCAGCATTGCGCAAAACGATTTCCAAGCGCCGATTTCGTCCAAGACCCGCAAGCATTGACGGAATATCAATATACGATCGAAGCTTGGCTTGCAGGTTCACGCGAAACATATTCGCTGCCTCTTGATGTCGCAGGCACTGAATTTCAACGTTCCATCTGGCAAGCCTTGCAGGAAATTCCTTACGGCCAAACCGTTTCCTATTCTGAATTGGCTGAACGCATCGGCAAGCCGCAAGCAATCCGTGCAGCCGGTTCTGCAGTGGGCGCAAACCCTTTGCTCCTGTTCATCCCGTGTCACCGGGTCATCCGGAAAAACGGCGATGCGACAGGCTTTCGGGGCGGCATGGAATTGAAACACCATTTACTGAAGACGGAACAAAATTAA
- a CDS encoding protoporphyrinogen oxidase, which translates to MKKAVVIGGGITGLSAMHYLERMKKQHGLELELELVEKDAELGGKIRTVKKEGFTMEVGADSIVARHASVLPLIEELGLEEQMVYNGTGISYLYTDNQLHAIPKDTVFGIPMDREALFSSTLVSEQGKERAMEDFETVNDRFTKDSSIGEFLEAFLGKELVDRQIAPVLSGVYSGSLRELTLASTLPYLIDYKNDYGSIIKGFEAHKETFQGAANKKFISFDGGMAALIDRLEEQLETALVRKGVETNSLEKRDGRYELGFSDGTSSEADFIVLAIPHQQAQALVKDDTLDEEFGQLINSSLISVYLGYDLPDEQLPADGTGFIVSEGSDLACNACTWTSRKWPHTSAQQKLLVRLFYKSTNPVFTELQNSSDEQIATIAKADIQKSLGIEQAPAVIEITPWNELMPNYHMGHKTAVLSLEARLSGAYPGVYLAGSSYYGVGIGACIQNGKDLAQKIVQAVSEK; encoded by the coding sequence ATGAAGAAAGCCGTGGTCATCGGCGGAGGGATTACAGGCCTTTCCGCTATGCACTATTTAGAGCGGATGAAAAAGCAGCACGGGCTCGAGTTGGAATTAGAGCTTGTTGAAAAAGACGCGGAGCTGGGCGGGAAGATCCGCACGGTGAAAAAAGAGGGCTTTACGATGGAGGTGGGAGCGGATTCCATCGTCGCTCGCCATGCCAGCGTATTGCCGCTCATTGAAGAGCTCGGGCTTGAAGAACAGATGGTCTACAATGGGACCGGCATTTCTTATCTGTATACCGACAATCAATTGCATGCCATCCCGAAAGATACAGTCTTCGGTATCCCGATGGACCGCGAAGCGCTGTTCAGCTCGACGCTCGTGTCGGAACAGGGGAAAGAGCGGGCGATGGAAGACTTTGAAACCGTAAACGACCGCTTTACGAAAGACAGCTCGATCGGGGAATTCTTGGAAGCGTTTCTCGGCAAAGAATTAGTGGACCGCCAGATTGCGCCTGTCTTATCCGGCGTCTATTCGGGTTCGTTGCGTGAACTGACCTTAGCGTCCACTTTGCCATATTTGATCGATTATAAAAATGACTACGGCAGCATCATTAAAGGCTTCGAAGCGCATAAGGAAACATTCCAAGGGGCAGCGAACAAGAAATTCATTTCATTCGACGGGGGGATGGCGGCCTTGATCGACCGTCTCGAAGAACAGTTGGAAACTGCGCTTGTCCGAAAAGGCGTCGAGACGAACTCGTTGGAGAAGCGAGACGGGCGCTATGAGCTGGGTTTCTCGGATGGTACATCAAGCGAGGCGGATTTCATCGTGCTGGCGATACCGCACCAGCAAGCACAAGCATTGGTGAAGGACGACACGCTTGATGAGGAATTTGGCCAATTGATCAATTCGTCGTTGATCAGCGTATATCTGGGATACGACTTGCCGGACGAACAATTGCCGGCGGATGGCACCGGCTTTATCGTGTCAGAAGGCAGCGATTTGGCGTGCAACGCCTGTACGTGGACGAGCCGTAAATGGCCGCATACCTCGGCGCAGCAAAAACTATTAGTGCGTTTATTCTATAAGAGCACGAACCCGGTATTCACTGAACTGCAAAACAGCTCTGATGAACAGATTGCAACTATAGCGAAAGCGGATATCCAGAAAAGCCTGGGCATCGAACAAGCGCCCGCGGTCATCGAAATCACGCCGTGGAATGAGCTCATGCCAAATTACCATATGGGCCATAAAACAGCGGTCCTGTCACTTGAAGCGCGGCTATCCGGCGCCTATCCAGGTGTCTATCTGGCCGGCTCTTCCTATTACGGGGTCGGCATTGGCGCCTGCATCCAAAACGGCAAAGACTTGGCGCAGAAAATCGTACAAGCGGTGAGCGAAAAATAA
- a CDS encoding hotdog fold thioesterase gives MVKMKPVEETIMGVLGIELTEQSSERIVATMPVHAATHQPFGLLHGGASVVLAETVASFGTWHAIDQQNEIAVGLEINANHIRGKKDGVVTAIGTPLHKGRTTMIWDIKILDEEERLICVSRCTVAIVQKPTE, from the coding sequence ATGGTGAAGATGAAGCCTGTGGAAGAAACGATTATGGGGGTGCTTGGCATCGAGCTGACGGAGCAGTCCAGTGAACGGATCGTCGCGACGATGCCCGTCCATGCAGCGACGCATCAGCCATTCGGCCTGTTACACGGCGGTGCATCGGTGGTTCTTGCAGAGACGGTAGCAAGTTTCGGGACCTGGCATGCGATTGACCAGCAAAACGAAATAGCGGTCGGGCTGGAAATCAATGCCAATCATATCCGCGGAAAAAAAGATGGCGTCGTGACAGCCATCGGCACGCCGCTTCACAAAGGGCGTACGACGATGATTTGGGATATCAAAATCCTGGATGAAGAAGAGCGGCTCATTTGCGTGTCGCGCTGCACGGTGGCGATTGTCCAAAAACCAACTGAATGA
- a CDS encoding fatty acid--CoA ligase → MYATLGSIFDHTVSLHPEREAFVDLRRNKRWTYAQWRDDVHRLANALTAAGVAKGDRVSTYLFNNQELATALFACAKIGAIFNPINFRLKAEELAFILEDAKPEVVLFEAVLEGVVQTIAPQFPAIQFWTIDDKTPSFAKNYHEQVAVASAEDPGVELDESDTYAIMYTSGTTGRPKGVIHRHRSMAEQSMMCIAMLKTTKNDVGLVAAPMFHCAELHCNIIPRVQAGASSIIMHQFDPFLALDTIEKEQVTVMFAVPTMWSMIAEIDGAQQKVKSLTRGLYGAAPMAPVLVKRVKEVLGIDLIQAYGQTEMGPAITFLSEADQLTKAGSAGQPAYNHEIRVVRPNEDGPSEPEDVLAPFEVGEIIVRGPSMMAGYFQREDATEKALYKGWYHSSDLGYMDEQGYLYVADRVDDMIISGGENIYPREVEDALHGHDKVQDVAVLGVPDEKWGESVLAFVVSKDPSLTEQDLEEYCVNHENLARYKRPRSYRFVEELPRNASGKIQKFLLREQYRELSS, encoded by the coding sequence ATGTATGCGACACTTGGAAGTATATTTGACCATACGGTTTCCCTGCACCCGGAACGTGAAGCGTTTGTTGATTTAAGAAGAAATAAGCGCTGGACATATGCGCAGTGGCGGGATGATGTGCATCGCTTGGCGAACGCGCTGACGGCAGCTGGCGTCGCTAAAGGGGATCGCGTTTCAACGTACCTTTTCAATAATCAAGAGTTGGCGACTGCATTATTTGCCTGTGCCAAAATCGGCGCAATCTTCAACCCGATCAACTTTCGCCTGAAAGCGGAAGAACTGGCATTCATCTTAGAAGATGCCAAGCCTGAAGTGGTGCTGTTCGAAGCAGTGCTAGAAGGCGTCGTACAGACGATTGCGCCGCAGTTTCCAGCGATCCAGTTCTGGACAATCGATGACAAGACGCCATCGTTTGCAAAGAATTATCATGAACAAGTCGCGGTGGCTTCAGCCGAAGATCCGGGTGTCGAGTTGGATGAATCGGATACATATGCGATTATGTATACGAGCGGAACGACAGGGCGTCCGAAAGGCGTCATCCACCGGCATCGCAGCATGGCCGAACAAAGCATGATGTGCATCGCCATGCTCAAAACGACAAAAAACGATGTCGGTTTGGTCGCCGCGCCGATGTTCCATTGTGCGGAGTTGCATTGCAATATCATTCCACGCGTCCAGGCAGGCGCATCGAGCATCATCATGCACCAATTCGATCCGTTTTTAGCGCTGGATACGATTGAAAAAGAACAAGTGACGGTGATGTTCGCGGTGCCGACGATGTGGAGCATGATTGCCGAAATCGACGGTGCGCAGCAGAAAGTGAAGAGCTTGACGCGCGGTCTTTATGGTGCCGCCCCGATGGCACCTGTGCTTGTAAAACGCGTCAAAGAGGTGCTCGGCATCGATTTGATCCAAGCTTATGGACAGACGGAAATGGGCCCGGCCATCACTTTTTTGTCGGAAGCAGACCAGCTGACGAAAGCAGGCTCTGCCGGACAGCCCGCCTATAATCATGAAATCCGCGTCGTGCGGCCGAATGAGGACGGCCCGTCAGAACCGGAAGATGTGCTTGCGCCTTTTGAAGTCGGAGAAATTATCGTGCGCGGGCCCAGCATGATGGCAGGGTACTTCCAACGCGAAGACGCGACAGAAAAAGCGCTTTATAAAGGCTGGTACCATTCGAGCGACTTGGGCTATATGGATGAACAAGGGTATTTATACGTCGCTGACCGCGTCGATGATATGATTATCAGCGGCGGAGAGAATATCTATCCGCGTGAAGTGGAAGATGCGCTCCATGGCCATGATAAAGTACAGGACGTGGCAGTGCTTGGCGTCCCGGACGAGAAATGGGGCGAATCGGTGTTGGCTTTTGTCGTCTCGAAAGACCCATCATTGACTGAGCAGGATTTGGAAGAATACTGTGTCAATCACGAAAATCTCGCGCGCTACAAGCGCCCGCGCTCGTATCGTTTTGTCGAGGAACTGCCGCGCAATGCCAGCGGAAAGATCCAGAAATTCCTGCTGCGCGAACAATATCGAGAACTATCGTCTTGA
- a CDS encoding nitroreductase family protein has protein sequence MNPIDQLIMERRSIKKFKPDTVDVEEIIDLLNIAKWAPNHKVNEPWRFQLYAGAGKEKFVQAFLDSMKTPDGDIPQKALNKAQYFRDIPLHLVAIMPVDPRQRRFDEDYGALSSMLQNFQLAAWQRGIGMIWRSNDWIYNPVFREAIGVEPGEKIVATMMMGYPAHVPEKQARTDIREKLEIIDQ, from the coding sequence ATGAATCCGATTGATCAATTGATCATGGAAAGAAGATCGATCAAAAAGTTCAAACCAGATACTGTCGATGTCGAAGAGATCATCGACTTGCTGAATATCGCCAAATGGGCACCTAACCATAAAGTGAACGAACCTTGGCGCTTCCAACTCTATGCGGGTGCTGGCAAAGAAAAATTCGTCCAGGCATTCCTCGATTCGATGAAAACACCGGACGGCGACATCCCGCAAAAAGCGCTCAATAAAGCCCAGTATTTCCGTGACATCCCGCTCCACTTGGTCGCCATCATGCCGGTCGACCCGCGCCAGCGACGCTTCGATGAAGATTACGGCGCACTTAGTTCCATGCTGCAAAATTTCCAATTGGCTGCTTGGCAGCGCGGCATCGGCATGATTTGGCGTTCGAACGACTGGATTTACAACCCCGTCTTCCGTGAAGCCATCGGGGTAGAACCGGGCGAGAAAATCGTCGCCACCATGATGATGGGCTACCCTGCCCACGTACCGGAAAAACAAGCCCGCACCGATATTCGCGAAAAACTGGAAATCATCGATCAATAA
- a CDS encoding LysM peptidoglycan-binding domain-containing protein yields the protein MKKLIGMAITAGVLSLAIGAADTEASSYKIKPGDTLWKVASSNDVSVANLKTWNRLSTDAIYPNQVLCLTSPAAASTPAPSAPAAPAAAKTSTYTVKAGDTLYKVAKAHSTSVAKIQQLNNLSNSTIRIGQKLKVSGTASAVIASPSPAPAAPPAQTNTTTYRVVSGDTLSKISRSYKVSVAQLMSWNNLSTSNIRVGQVLKLQGGAVAAPSPIQVSKPAASSKVDQVLSIARTQLGVPYAWGGATSSGFDCSGYLYYVYNRAGITIPRTNTIGYYASSFTVSSPQLGDLVFFKNTYRPGISHVGIYVGNNSFIHAGGDRVQITSLNDSYWGKHFDSYKRLNAMR from the coding sequence ATGAAGAAGCTGATCGGCATGGCAATCACGGCAGGAGTCCTATCCTTGGCAATAGGGGCTGCGGATACAGAAGCAAGTTCGTATAAAATCAAACCAGGCGACACATTATGGAAAGTGGCTTCAAGCAACGACGTATCTGTTGCCAACTTGAAAACATGGAATCGCCTGAGCACGGATGCCATCTATCCAAATCAAGTGCTGTGCTTGACGTCACCAGCTGCAGCGAGCACTCCGGCGCCATCCGCCCCGGCCGCACCAGCTGCCGCAAAGACTAGCACTTATACTGTCAAAGCCGGTGATACTCTCTATAAAGTTGCCAAGGCACACTCCACATCTGTCGCAAAAATCCAGCAATTGAACAATTTGAGCAACTCCACTATCCGCATCGGTCAGAAGTTGAAAGTCAGCGGCACGGCATCAGCCGTCATTGCATCGCCTTCACCGGCTCCCGCTGCACCGCCAGCACAAACCAATACGACTACATACCGCGTTGTCTCAGGCGACACGCTCAGCAAAATTTCCAGAAGCTATAAGGTATCCGTTGCGCAATTAATGAGCTGGAATAATTTGAGTACTAGTAATATCCGCGTTGGCCAAGTGTTGAAACTCCAAGGAGGCGCAGTTGCTGCCCCTTCGCCAATCCAAGTGTCCAAACCGGCTGCCTCTTCGAAAGTGGACCAAGTGCTTTCTATCGCACGCACACAACTCGGAGTGCCTTATGCATGGGGCGGCGCGACTTCAAGCGGCTTTGATTGCAGCGGCTATTTATACTATGTCTACAACCGCGCAGGCATCACGATTCCACGCACGAACACGATCGGCTATTACGCAAGTTCGTTTACGGTCAGCTCTCCCCAATTGGGAGACCTGGTGTTCTTCAAAAACACGTACCGCCCCGGAATTTCCCATGTCGGCATCTACGTCGGCAACAATAGCTTTATCCATGCCGGCGGAGACCGCGTCCAAATTACTAGCCTTAACGACAGCTATTGGGGCAAGCATTTCGATAGCTACAAGCGCCTCAACGCCATGAGATAG
- a CDS encoding saccharopine dehydrogenase family protein yields the protein MTTWLLYGATGYTGKLIAQQAVERGLRPILAGRSKEKVQPIAEELGLEFRIFELDNQAARHLEGIGLVLHCAGPFEKTSKPMIHACLEAGAHYLDITGEISVFEHTHSLHEAAQKREIILCSGVGFDVIPTDCTALKLKQALPDAVELALGFDSDSGISPGTMKTMVEGLGGGNIIRKDGQLTAVAIGKHQRMIDFGRGRKSAMAIPWGDVATAYYTTGIPNITAWIPTPKPAAKAARLMNVASPLLSSEKVKKPLLDWIDRRVKGPNEEERAGSSAYIWGQAKNADGVIKTCRIGTANVYDLTVYGALEVTQRLLSGDYPGGSWTPAALFGPELLESLPGSGRFEIDSFYPGTAN from the coding sequence ATGACTACATGGCTATTGTACGGAGCGACAGGCTATACAGGGAAATTGATTGCACAACAAGCAGTCGAACGTGGATTGCGGCCGATTTTAGCTGGGCGCAGCAAGGAAAAAGTGCAGCCAATCGCCGAAGAACTCGGCTTGGAATTCCGCATTTTTGAATTGGATAACCAAGCAGCCCGGCATTTGGAAGGGATCGGTCTTGTATTGCATTGCGCCGGACCATTCGAAAAAACCAGCAAGCCGATGATTCACGCCTGCTTGGAAGCCGGTGCCCATTATCTCGACATCACTGGGGAGATCAGTGTCTTCGAACATACCCATTCTTTACATGAAGCAGCGCAAAAGAGAGAGATCATTTTATGTTCCGGGGTAGGTTTCGATGTCATTCCAACTGATTGCACGGCATTAAAGCTGAAACAAGCGTTGCCCGATGCCGTCGAGCTTGCACTCGGCTTCGATTCGGATTCCGGCATCTCGCCGGGCACGATGAAAACGATGGTCGAAGGGCTTGGCGGAGGCAATATCATCCGTAAAGACGGGCAGCTCACTGCCGTCGCGATCGGCAAGCACCAGCGGATGATCGATTTCGGGCGCGGCCGGAAATCCGCCATGGCGATTCCTTGGGGTGATGTGGCTACTGCTTATTACACCACCGGTATTCCCAATATCACGGCGTGGATTCCGACACCGAAACCCGCTGCTAAAGCGGCACGGCTCATGAATGTGGCGAGTCCACTGCTGTCTTCAGAAAAAGTGAAAAAACCTTTGCTGGACTGGATCGACCGGCGCGTCAAAGGCCCAAACGAGGAAGAGCGCGCCGGCAGCTCTGCATATATTTGGGGGCAAGCCAAAAATGCAGATGGTGTCATTAAGACATGCCGAATTGGTACCGCAAACGTCTATGATCTGACCGTTTACGGCGCGCTCGAAGTGACACAGCGCTTACTGTCGGGCGACTATCCTGGCGGCAGCTGGACACCGGCCGCATTGTTCGGCCCAGAGCTGCTCGAAAGCCTGCCCGGCTCGGGGCGCTTTGAAATCGACAGCTTTTATCCGGGAACCGCCAACTAG